The following nucleotide sequence is from Deltaproteobacteria bacterium.
TTGTTACTCCTAATCACAAGATGTATGCTAAAAAGAGAGGCGATTCCGGCAAATCAGAATTTCAGCTGCTTGAAGCATTTCAATCTATAAATTGGGAAAGAGCCAGAATGCTTAAAGTGACTGATTATGATTCTAATGATGTAGAATGGTTTTATTTTCCTAAAGATACAGACAGAAAAAATAGCAAAGCGCCCTTTGTTGAAAAGATAAAGATGGATGATTGGCTGGAATTTTTTGGTTATTTTATTACTGAAGGTTGTGTTTCTCCAAGAAAAAGAAAGAGATTTATAAATGGCAAAGAATATATTAACTATGATTATCGTGTTTTAATTGCTCAATCTAAAAGCAATGAAGAATATTGGAATAAAATTAAAAGATGTTTGAAGAGATTACCCTTTAATTTCGTGGAAAGTTATGACCACCAGTTTTGCATAACTAATAAACAATTAGCAAATTATCTAAAACAAATCGGAAAATCGCATGAGAAGTTTATTCCGAGAGAATTTTTAAATGTATCAAGAAGGCAATTAAAGATTTTATTCGAATCAATGATGCTTGGGGACGGCAGTAAAAACGGACAAATTTACTATAGTAATTCCTATAGACTAGTTAGTGATTTTCAGGAAATTTTATTTAAGATAGGATACGCAGGTAATATTGCATGCCATGATAAAAGAAAAAAAAATTGGCTTTATCAAATACACATTTTAAATCGTTTTAATACGAAATACAGAATGCCCTTTTATCCTGCCAGAACAATAAAAGAGTATGATGGTTATGTTTATTGTGTAAATGTGCCTAATCATATTATATTTGTCAGACGTAATGGTAAGGCTCTCTTTTGCGGTAACTGTTACGATGAGGGAAAAAGGGTTGCTGAGACCCTTATGATGGACTATCACAGGCAGAACAAAGTTGATATACGACTCGTCAGGATATTTAATACATACGGGCCCCGCATGGCTTTTAATGACGGCCGTGTGGTGTCAAACTTTACACTTCAGGCATTAAGAGGAGATGATATAACAATATACGGTAACGGCACCCAAACCCGTTCATTCTGCTTTGTATCTGATTTGGTTGACGGCATAATTAAGATGATGAATCAGGATGGTTTTACAGGTCCGGTAAATATGGGCAACCCTGAGGAATATAAAATCATTGCTCTGGCTGAGAAGATAAGAAAAATTACAAAGAGCAGGTCAAAAATAGTCTTTAAACCGCTGCCGCAGGATGACCCTTTACAGAGGCAGCCGGATATAACCATTGCAAAGGAAAGACTGGGATGGCAGCCTAAAGTTAATGTGGACAAGGGTCTGAAACTAACAACGGAAGATTTTAAAAGGAGATTTACAAGATGAGAATCCTTGTTACAGGCGGCGCAGGTTTTATAGGCTCTAATATAGTGGATGAATATGTTAGGGACGGGCATGAT
It contains:
- a CDS encoding GDP-mannose 4,6-dehydratase, yielding MKILVTGGAGFIGSHLCERLLHDGHDVICLDNFFTGSKENIAHLMNNHRFELIRHDIIQPILLEVDQIYNLACPASPIHYQYNPVKTVKTSVMGIINMLGLAKRVRARILQASTSEVYGDPKVHPQKEDYWGNVNCIGIRSCFSEDTEVLTYDGWKLFKDLTTADKIATLTKTHKLEYHKPIEIIKQRYAGQLIEFKNFHCDILVTPNHKMYAKKRGDSGKSEFQLLEAFQSINWERARMLKVTDYDSNDVEWFYFPKDTDRKNSKAPFVEKIKMDDWLEFFGYFITEGCVSPRKRKRFINGKEYINYDYRVLIAQSKSNEEYWNKIKRCLKRLPFNFVESYDHQFCITNKQLANYLKQIGKSHEKFIPREFLNVSRRQLKILFESMMLGDGSKNGQIYYSNSYRLVSDFQEILFKIGYAGNIACHDKRKKNWLYQIHILNRFNTKYRMPFYPARTIKEYDGYVYCVNVPNHIIFVRRNGKALFCGNCYDEGKRVAETLMMDYHRQNKVDIRLVRIFNTYGPRMAFNDGRVVSNFTLQALRGDDITIYGNGTQTRSFCFVSDLVDGIIKMMNQDGFTGPVNMGNPEEYKIIALAEKIRKITKSRSKIVFKPLPQDDPLQRQPDITIAKERLGWQPKVNVDKGLKLTTEDFKRRFTR